The DNA segment AATCAGGTAAGATCCAATCTTCCATTTTAGGATCTAGAAAGAAGAAGGAAGAAAATTACTCTACTCGAAAAGAGATCTTCCTTGGAACGAACCAATATCCGAATTCTAATGATAAGATCCAAAACAAAGATCTGAACAAACATGTCCAGACTTCGGCACTTTCTTCCGCTTCCAACGAACTCAAAGTGACTTCTCTTCCTGAATTTTTTGCAGGAGATGCGATCGAAGAGATCCGTATGAAAACGGAAAATTACGAATCCAAAAATAAAACTTCCGTAAAAGTACTTCTTCTTCCTTTGGGAGACCTAAAAATGAAGAAGGCAAGAGCGATCTTCTCTCTCAACTTTTTAGGATGTGCAGGATTTAATGTAATCGACCCTGGAAGTTATGAAACTTCCGACGAGGCGATCGCAGGCATCCAAAAAGAAAATCCTCAGATGATCGTATTCTGTAGTTCGGATGAGGAAGTTTCCGCTTATGTGAAGGAAGTACTTCCTAAATTAAAATCCAAACCTATTGTTTATGCGGCAGGTTATCCAAAAGATATTCTTTCCGAACTGGAATCCGCGGGTGTGAACGGATTCATCCATGTTCGATCCAATCTATTAGAAACACTTTCCGATCTTCAAAAAAGGCTGGGAATCCAATGAAAAGACCTACATTCTCCCCCAACAGAACTCCGGTAACTGGAGATACTAAATTCGAATCCTGGTCCAAAGAAGCCTTGGACGAATTAGGACTTTCTAAATTAGAAGAAACGATCTGGAATACTCCTGAAAAAGTACCGGTCAAACCTGTGTATGTTCCTAAAGATGTGGAGTCCTTGGAACATTTGGATTACGCAGCAGGAATTCCTCCTTTTTTAAGAGGACCCTACTCTACTATGTATGTCCAACAACCTTGGACCATCCGTCAGTACGCAGGTTTCTCCACTGCAGAAGAATCAAACGCATTCTATCGTAGAAACTTAGCAGCAGGACAAAAAGGTCTTTCTGTTGCATTCGACCTCGCAACTCACAGAGGATACGACTCTGATCATGAAAGAGTTTTAGGAGACGTAGGAAAAGCGGGAGTTGCGATCGATTCTGTTCTGGATATGAAGATACTCTTCGACCAGATCCCTTTGGATCAGATGTCGGTCTCCATGACAATGAATGGAGCCGTAATTCCTACATTAGCTTTTTATATTGTAGCTGCAGAAGAACAAGGAGTAAAACCGGAACAACTTTCAGGTACCATCCAGAATGATATCTTAAAAGAGTTCATGGTAAGGAATACTTATATCTATCCTCCCGAACCTTCCATGAGGATTATCGCGGATATTTTTAAATATACCACCGACTTCATGCCTAAGTTCAACTCCATCTCCATCTCAGGATATCATATGCAGGAAGCGGGAGCTACTGCGGATATAGAACTTGCTTATACTTTGGCAGATGGGTTGGAATACCTACGCACTGGTATCAAAGCAGGAATGGACGTAGATAGTTTTGCACCTCGTCTTTCTTTCTTCTGGGCAATCGGGATGAACCATTTTATGGAAATTGCAAAGATGAGAGCAGGAAGACTTCTCTGGGCAAAACTTGTTAAAACATTTAATCCTAAAAATAGCAAATCTCTCGCTCTTAGAACCCATTGCCAAACTTCAGGTTGGAGTTTAACCGAACAGGATCCTTTCAATAACGTAGGAAGAACTTGTATAGAAGCTCTTGCCGCGGCACTCGGCCATACTCAATCTTTGCATACGAATGCACTCGACGAAGCAATTGCACTTCCTACGGACTTCTCCGCAAGGATCGCAAGAAACACTCAGATCTATTTGCAGGAAGAAACAAATATCCACAGAGTTGTGGATCCTTGGGGTGGTTCCTTCTATATAGAATCTTTAACTTCTCAACTTGCGGAAAGAGCTTGGGAACTGATCCAAGAAGTGGAAAAACTGGGCGGTATTGCAAAAGCGATCGA comes from the Leptospira dzoumogneensis genome and includes:
- the scpA gene encoding methylmalonyl-CoA mutase; translated protein: MKRPTFSPNRTPVTGDTKFESWSKEALDELGLSKLEETIWNTPEKVPVKPVYVPKDVESLEHLDYAAGIPPFLRGPYSTMYVQQPWTIRQYAGFSTAEESNAFYRRNLAAGQKGLSVAFDLATHRGYDSDHERVLGDVGKAGVAIDSVLDMKILFDQIPLDQMSVSMTMNGAVIPTLAFYIVAAEEQGVKPEQLSGTIQNDILKEFMVRNTYIYPPEPSMRIIADIFKYTTDFMPKFNSISISGYHMQEAGATADIELAYTLADGLEYLRTGIKAGMDVDSFAPRLSFFWAIGMNHFMEIAKMRAGRLLWAKLVKTFNPKNSKSLALRTHCQTSGWSLTEQDPFNNVGRTCIEALAAALGHTQSLHTNALDEAIALPTDFSARIARNTQIYLQEETNIHRVVDPWGGSFYIESLTSQLAERAWELIQEVEKLGGIAKAIETGIPKMRIEEAAARKQARIDSGRDVIVGINRYRPSKENPLDILDIDNTAVRESQIRKLNELKKNRDNASVTAALDAITECAKTGNGNLLALAVDAARKRATLGEISFAMEKVFGRYKSVTHMIKGVYSEEIMDDPDFKKAKELSAKFAKLEGRQPRIMVAKMGQDGHDRGAKVISTSFADMGFDVDIGPLFQTPGEAAKQAIENDVHVLGVSSLAAGHKTLVPQVIQELKKLGREDILVIAGGVIPQQDYDYLYKAGVNGIFGPGTKISKAGAEILELLIKSVEG